CCGGTGGCTGGCTTCATATTTTTTCTCGATCACGGCCGCCCCGGCACCGTCGCCAAACAGCACGCATGTGGAGCGATCGCTGAAATCCAACAGGTGGGTAAGCTTTTCTGCCCCGACCACCAGGATTCTTTCGTACTCATCGGCAATCATCATGGCTCGCCCGATATTGAGAGCGTGTATAAAACCCGCGCAGGCGGCGGCAATATCGAATGCGGCCGAATTTACAGCACCGAGTCTGGCCTGGATCAATGTCGCGGTGGATGGCAGGCTGTAATCGGGAGTGATTGTACCGACAACAATCATATCTATTTCAGCCGGGTCGCAGCCGGAGTCCTCAATCGCGCGGCTGGCGGCCTGGTATGCCATATCCGCAGTAGTTTCACCCTTTGCGGCGTAGTGCCTGTTTCTGATACCGGTCCGGCTGACGATCCATTCGTCGGAAGTATCGAGTGTCTTCTCGAAATCGAAATTGGAAACTTTTTTTTCGGGGATATAGCTTCCGGTTCCGGTTATTACCGCGTTGATGTGTTCACTCAAGGCTTAACTTTCTCCAGAACGGCTGACTCGGTCAATTTAGAGCGAATATGGTCGTTGACCGACTTTTTAACCATGCGTGAAGCCATCTTGATCGCGTTTTTGATCGCCCTTGGAGAGGAAGAACCATGACATATAATCATCACGCCATTGACTCCCAAAAGGGGAGCTCCGCCGTAGTGAGAATAGTCGAACATATTTCTCATACGCATCAGAAAGGGCGCCATCAAAAACGCGCCGATCCGTGAGAACAGGTTTGACGACACCTGGCGCTTGACTTTGCTGAACAGAAATGGCTTGATAGATTCACCGAACTTCAGAAGCACATTACCGGTAAAACCGTCAGTGACAATCACGTCAGCGGTCCCGCGCAGGATATCATTGCCTTCTATATTGCCAATAAAATTCAGCGACGACTCTTCGAAGAATTTATATGCCTGAATAGTAGAGGTGTTACCCTTGATTTTTTCTTCGCCGATCGAAAGCAGGCCGACACGCGGCTTTTTGATCTGATTGACATAGGAACAGTATATCGAACCCATCTGGCCGAACTGGAACAGCTGGACCGGCGGGGTATTGACATTGGCCCCGACATCCAGCATGAAAGCGTCCCGTTCACCTGCGGTTGGAAACGAGGTAGCAATGGCCGGTCGGGCGACTCCTTCGAGAGTGCCCAGTGTCAGCACTCCGCGCGCCATAAAAACCCCGGTCGAACCAGCCGAAACGACCGCGTCAACTTCACCCTCCTTGTGCATCTGGAGAGCCACAGCCAGAGAGGAATTGCGCTTTTTCATCCCTCGGCTGACCGGTTCATCCATCTCGACCACGTCGGGAGCGTCCACGAACTCGATAGAAACTTCACGGATTTTGCGACGTTTCTTCTTGTAACTTAAAATAAGTGAATCCCAGGCCTCTACCAGAACCTGCCGACGCCCGATGACATAGATCTTGAGGCCGTTTTCGGTATTGTCCTGGAGGTACTCGAAGGCTCCCCGCAGGATCACCTTGGGACCCAGATCGGATCCCATCGCATCCACTGCAATTTTTAAATTCCGTTTCAATTATGCCCTTTAGTCAGTTGCAGGATTGATGATTTCACGGCCATTGTAATAGCCGCAGTGCGGACATATGTGATGGGGCAGTTTTTTTTCGCCACAATTATCACAGGCGGTCATACTGGGCACATCCAGTTTCCAGTGTGTCCGGCGTTTGCGACCGCGGGTCTTTGAATGTCTTCTCTTCGGTAATGCCATTATAAACTCCTGAAGATCAGTTTTGCTTTCTGGTCAATTCTTTTAACTTTATCCAGCGTGGATCGATTTTTTCATCATCGCATTCGCAGGAGTGCTCATTTTTATTTACCCCGCAATTAGGACAGATACCAGCGCAGTCTTCACTGCAGAGTGGTTTCATCCCGGTTTGCAGGATCACCTCCTCGCGCAACAGTGGCGCCAGGTCAAATTCGGTCGTCGTATTTGGCAGGTAATAGTAATCATCAGTATCCTCGTACTCATCAGATTCGGCAATTTCTTGATCAACAAGATTCAGCACGAAAACGAGCTTGTCCGAGAAAACCCTGTCAAACTCTTCGGCACAACGGGCGCAAACCAGGCGCACCGGCACAGAAAAACGCCCCTTGAAAACAACCTGTTCCTTGATGCGGTTTACATCCGCCTCTAATTCGAGCTTTCCGGCAATGGTGACTCCCTCGTAATTGAGTTCGAATTCATCCGCAGGCAACTCGAATTGTTTGTGAGCTACACCCTCTTTCAGATTTTTTAAGTCCAGAATCATAGCCATAAGCCTAATATTTTACTATTTTCCTAAGTACTGTCAAGTGATTTATATTAAGCAAAGGTAAGAGAATCCTGATTTTATCCTTGTTTTCGCCCCGATTTTAGCTTTTGCCCGAAATATCCGTCCAAAACAGAATTCCGCGCAGTCATTTACCAGATTGAACCGAGTGTCCGTCGGTTTGTTCCCATTACCGAATGTATTCCGGTTGAGGCGGTATCCGGGAACTTTTCTTCACGGTTGCCTGTATATAGTTTGGAAATTAAATGTTGACACTGTTTGATTGGGTATTATCATTAATCGAGGAGCGTGAATGAACCGCGTTAAGACAGTCTTATTTCTAACTGTACTGACAGTCCTGTTTCTGATAATCGGGGGATGGCTGGGCGGTCGCAACGGCATGATGATCGCCTTTGTGTTTGCCCTGGTTATGAATTTTGGCTCGTACTGGTTTTCAGACAAGATCGTCCTTGCCATGTATCGCGCCCAGAAGCTCGATACCGATTCTAACCATCGACTGGTCAGGATTGTCCGCGACCTGAGCACCCGTGCGGGTTTGCCGATGCCCCGGGTTTATATCATACCCAAACCTTCCCCGAACGCGTTCGCTACCGGCAGAAATCCCAAACATGCCGCGGTGGCCGCCACCCAGGGGATTCTGGATATTCTCGACGATGATGAGCTCGAGGGAGTTATGGCGCATGAGCTGTCACATGTTCGCCATTATGATATCCTGATTGGTTCGATCGCGGCTACTATTGCGGGAGCTATTTCAATGATGGCCATGATGGCACGCTGGGCGGCCTTTTTCGGCGGTTACGGCGGTTCCAGCGATAACCGTGGCGGAGGCAACATCATCGGATTACTGGCAATGAGCATCCTGGCCCCGATCGCCGCAATTCTGGTCCAGAGCGCGATTTCCCGTTCCCGTGAGTATATGGCCGACAAAGGTGGTGCAGAGCTTTCGCATAAACCCCTGTCATTGGCCTCGGCCCTGGAGAAACTGCAACGCGCGGCACAGCGCAAGCCCATGGGCGCCAACCCGGCAACCGCGCATATGTTTATCGTCAATCCGCTTTCCGGTAAAGACCTGATGTCTTTATTCTCTACTCATCCGCCGATGGAAAAACGGGTTGCCAAATTGCGGAGCATGGCTCGTGGAATCTGATTCTGAGCAACCTCGAAAAACGAACCTGCGATATTCGGAGGTGGTAGCCGACGATGAGTGATTTTTTCTACCACCTCGCGATAATTATATTTCTACTTATCCTCAGTAGCCTGATTTCAACTTTCAAAAACGCAATCCTGCTCGCGCGAAAAAGCGAACTTGAAGATCGCCAAAAACAGGGTGACTTGAGGGCCGTAAAAGCTCTCAAGCTCGGTGACGATGAGGAACAGCTGGGCCTGACAGGCCAGATTCTCAACACCGTATTTTTTCTCTCGATAGCGGTCTTTGGAA
This genomic window from Candidatus Zixiibacteriota bacterium contains:
- the fabH gene encoding beta-ketoacyl-ACP synthase III — protein: MSEHINAVITGTGSYIPEKKVSNFDFEKTLDTSDEWIVSRTGIRNRHYAAKGETTADMAYQAASRAIEDSGCDPAEIDMIVVGTITPDYSLPSTATLIQARLGAVNSAAFDIAAACAGFIHALNIGRAMMIADEYERILVVGAEKLTHLLDFSDRSTCVLFGDGAGAAVIEKKYEASHRGVLGSYLNSDGTKKELLWVPVGGVAEPFTSDNVNASGRYIHMQGNEIFKLAVRAMCDAARVALRKSNLTVNQIDWLIPHQANIRIIDGVARRLKIERDKVYYNIEKVGNTSAASVPLALDDARRKGLIKDSDVVLMVAFGGGLTWGAALVKW
- the plsX gene encoding phosphate acyltransferase PlsX, coding for MGSDLGPKVILRGAFEYLQDNTENGLKIYVIGRRQVLVEAWDSLILSYKKKRRKIREVSIEFVDAPDVVEMDEPVSRGMKKRNSSLAVALQMHKEGEVDAVVSAGSTGVFMARGVLTLGTLEGVARPAIATSFPTAGERDAFMLDVGANVNTPPVQLFQFGQMGSIYCSYVNQIKKPRVGLLSIGEEKIKGNTSTIQAYKFFEESSLNFIGNIEGNDILRGTADVIVTDGFTGNVLLKFGESIKPFLFSKVKRQVSSNLFSRIGAFLMAPFLMRMRNMFDYSHYGGAPLLGVNGVMIICHGSSSPRAIKNAIKMASRMVKKSVNDHIRSKLTESAVLEKVKP
- the rpmF gene encoding 50S ribosomal protein L32, whose protein sequence is MALPKRRHSKTRGRKRRTHWKLDVPSMTACDNCGEKKLPHHICPHCGYYNGREIINPATD
- the htpX gene encoding zinc metalloprotease HtpX → MNRVKTVLFLTVLTVLFLIIGGWLGGRNGMMIAFVFALVMNFGSYWFSDKIVLAMYRAQKLDTDSNHRLVRIVRDLSTRAGLPMPRVYIIPKPSPNAFATGRNPKHAAVAATQGILDILDDDELEGVMAHELSHVRHYDILIGSIAATIAGAISMMAMMARWAAFFGGYGGSSDNRGGGNIIGLLAMSILAPIAAILVQSAISRSREYMADKGGAELSHKPLSLASALEKLQRAAQRKPMGANPATAHMFIVNPLSGKDLMSLFSTHPPMEKRVAKLRSMARGI